gtaactgacaggagagcagtttcagtagagtgaccttgcctatatccagattgatatggatctaacaggttgttgtcctggaggaactgtgagacctgactgaagacggcacgctctagtaatttagacatgaatggaagcagtgagaccggccggtagttttcaacctgggctgggttgagtgtgggtttcttcagcagcggggtaacccgagcttgcttgaaggcagaaggaaagacaccggatttaagagaggagttgataatatgagttactgcagatttgactgtaggtaaaatgctctgcaggatgtcagagggaacaggatcaagaggacaggttgtgggttttgagctgactagaagtttagagacttcgtcctcatttagagagcggaaggagcatagtgaggcaccagtagctggtttggtaaggctgagttggtcaggctcagtgaattggttactgatggtagcaaccttttcagtgaagtaggaagcaaacatttctgcagtcagcacagtgggaggctgagcaggtggtggagatagaagagagttcaacgccatgaacagttgtcgtgtgttgggagcattgcggatcttgttctgataaaaggttatcttggccgcctttaggctggatgtgaaagttacaagtttttgctggtactcagacaagtcagcgtgctcttttgatttgcgccactttctttctgccgccctgagtccggctctgtgatcccttagagcctctgtgagccatggactgggagggttttgtctggctggttttgacaccagaggacagagtttgtccagagaggaggcgagagaggagcagagtgtttctgtagcctcattaacagacagtaaggagaaccTTACAACCTTCATATCATTACATAGAAAAACTTATTGTTTCAAtggtgaaacaaacaaaaaaggttcaaacggaaagtaaaagaaacaacaggatGGGTTGGGGTGAAGAAATAGTCAAATGATGATGTCACCCACATTTCCTACTGGAGAATTGTATAAATAGGGGAGGGGTACAGGACCCAAAGGAATTTAGTAACAtccaagaagaagaaactgggaAGGAGGGGTTTAAATCTTAAAGTGAAACTCAATTAGTAATCCTGTCAAGTATATCAACACTGTAATAGATCGAGTGTAGTAATAACCAAAGTTATGCAAGTTAGGCACGCTGTGATAGGTTATAAAAAGAGAACTTGGCAGTGATGACCTAAAAACAAAGCTCTGACAAACTCAGAGACTTCCAGTTTCACAGTAAGTAAACAGGCCCCCAGAATGACTGTTTGTTTGTAAGGATTAATTCAATTGAATATACAAGacataattttatgtttttgtgtgtttatttgtttgttttgtttttgtttgttgctgtCTTCAGACATCACCAAAATGTGAAAATCATGCTCTCCATCATCATTCAAacgcagttttttttttttttttttcagtatatgGTTGTATTCAAACAcagtttatagtttttttttttgttgttgttgtttgtttgttttttgtgcattGCTTTTTTGTGATTCATTTTGttgagttgtttttctttgctttttgtttgagcaggttttttttacattatttggcGTCAAACTTGAAGCAATCTTCAGCACATTTGCTGATATTTCTGTAGCTTTAGAATTCAACGTTAAATTACAAATTttcttattacattttttaattattcttggGGAAGAAGAAATTTATAGAACCAGTAGAGTTCTATAGTAGAGTGGTATCACAGACCTCCAACAAggcattgtaaaaaaaaaaaaaaaaaaaatccagtggtTGAAATTGTCCCTATCTCCCATATTGTAGAATCCCTTCAATCCAGGGATCCAGAGGGTGATTTGGACTACCACCAAAACTAAtcacttttttcttatttcatttcTGAGATTCCTTGAACACTTGATCAAAATCCTTACATagctttttgagttatgttgctgactgacagacagTGCATGAATACACAACGGCTGCCTTGGTGGAGGTTAAAAGCTGTCCAGTGAAGGCACTGAAAGAGCAAAAGTAACTCACTGTTGACAACACTTTGATTTCTCAGTCAAACTTGATTTTTTCATTCTAAATGGCGCTGTCAGTGACAATAGTTTGGTGTgtgtgcttatttatttatttattttattatattggCTTTTGTTGAAATCTAGCTATAAACAAATTAGATGAAAACTGTTAGATTTCTCTGAATTCTTTAttgaacatgtaaaaacaaagcacaagaTTCAGTGTATGGCCAACACACTCCTATGGATGCTTTTGTTTCTTGGGTGACATCTAAGGCTCAAACAGGAAAGGGAAGTTGGGGTTACCCtagaggagaaagaaaacagattatcacacacacagtcatttaCAAATGATTCCGTGTTAGAATGCGTGCAATATGTAAACGCCTTAAAATCCCACCTCATCATTCCCAGGACCAGTTGTGTCACCACGAGGATCTGGAGGAATTGTAGTAGACTCTCTCTGTGTGCCAGCTGGCCATGTCTAAGATTGATTATAGTTAGAAAAAGGTACAAAAAGACACAGAAGTCAAtaaacatgatgcattttttccccttttctcaCTTTGTAGATTCAATTAGgacaagagagaagaaaaaactcACCTCCGTCTGCAGCTTTGGCTTGAAACCCTGCTGtaatcaggtgatgtgcataaAAATTAGGTGACACAACTTAAAAAGTACATGTATacacaaatattaatataaataatatcataaacaaagtgaaaaaatcATGTAAGCATTAGCTGTACAACAATATTCATTACTCAACAGCATCAAAGGTTTGGTGAGTAGACAGTGAGGTCAGAATAGCAGACGGCTGTCATTGCTACACACTCACCACATCCACACTATGACTCAGTGTCTGCAGGTATGTTATTATCTTTAAATCCTGCCTTTGAGTCATCATTGTTTGTAGAAGCTCTAACATTAACTCAAAGTGGCACAAGTGCTTCACAGGAAATCTCTGAATTTAATCCCTTCAAATGTTTTGTCCACAGTGAATATTTTCCCATTAGTTTGCTTTACTTtgtgctttgttgtgtttttcttcttgttttgagATAAAGTAATAAAAGAACCAATATCTTTcgggtttttcttttctgtttttgttatatttttttgtttgtatcagTAAGCACAGAGAACCTCAGAAATTGTGTCTGTACTTCAGGTTGTATTTTTGTGTCTGACCTGCAGTGGGAGCTGTGGTTTCTGTGTGGTTCTCTGCGGGTTCTGCTGTCCATTGTTGGGTTGCAGCACTGCAGTATTCCTCTGCTGGGGATAGCCATAAGGTGATACAAAATAAGGGGATCCCTGTGGATGACAGGAACGATTAAACAATGATGAGCTACTTAACAAACGAAGTGACACTGGTGAGCATGTCAGATTGTTGGACTTCATACCTGCTGCCTTTGAAGCTGTTGAAATCCCAGAAGCTGATACATAAGGTTTGGATACATCTGAAGAAGATTTAAAGAGTTATCATCTCCTCCATATGATTGTGATGAGCCTTGCAATAGTTGTTGTAGTATCACATTGTAATTACCCAATGTTATTGTCATCTTTGTAGGTTGTTTTCTTACCTGCATGGGGTATGTAGCATCCTGCAGGACATTAGGATTGTTGGGATCCTGTTGTTGTCCAAGTTGCTCTTGCTGTCCGTTGGGAAAAAACACAGGAGGAAGCTGGTTGCCCTGGCTAGGGAGCAACAGTTGTGGGCCCTGGGGACCAAAAGGACCCGCCACTTGAGGGTTCAGATTTACCACCTGTGGGGTGAGCAATAcctcaggctgctgctgctgcagaacatACTGGGGTAATAGTGAGGAGGCCTGAGGAAGAAGCAGGTATACTGGgcaatttttatattttcccaagcaaacatataaaagaaatgcagaTAGCTAAAgtctttagcatttttttttttttttttgcacacagCCCATACCTGAGTTTGTCCAAGAGCTGCAAGAGTTAATCCATTGAGTCTTAGGatctaaacacaaaaaaagggtTGCATGAGGTGATCAACATTATTGTTAAAATGACAAGAACTCTCAGCAGAAGGCATCCAGCAGACATGAAAGCTTAAGCTGGGATTTACCTCATTGCTATTGCTTGCAATAATTCCAATTTGCAccttaaagaaaacattaaaaattatttatctgCAGTTGCTGATGACATACAAATGTACATGTTCGATAAAGCAACAAGATGTAACTCACTGGCAAAGCAAAACTTGTCCTTAAGACACAAATCAACAGAAAGGCCGTTTGCAGCTTCATGGTGTCCTGCAGTAAGTAGAAATGTGCCATTGTTGGAAGAAAAATCACTCAGACTGTGCACAGGAAAGACAAACCTACGGATGTTTGTTACAAAATTTTACCTACAGCAAGAAGTTCTCATCACATGTACAAAAACTAAACTTCACAACAGTATTCAGAAGTAGTTATAAACAGATGGGTTGCACTTTTAAACGAGTTCTCATCTGTAGTTTACTGATAACCATGTGCTTACACACACACGGTGCACCcataacagaaaataacaaGTCACAAGACCATCTCATAGAACAGGACAATATGAGCACACTTATGCGACTGTTCTTAAGCAAATAGAAATTAATTATAACTATGATTGTTTTTTCCAACAGCCATCAGTTCATATAATTTGCCTAAACTTCCTAATTTCTGAACTGTTTAGCAAGACCAGAGAAGCATTCAGTCAGTTAGACACAATACGCATAACAAGTTCAGCTCACcgtttctcttctctctttacCT
The Melanotaenia boesemani isolate fMelBoe1 chromosome 4, fMelBoe1.pri, whole genome shotgun sequence genome window above contains:
- the odam gene encoding uncharacterized protein odam isoform X1, with amino-acid sequence MKLQTAFLLICVLRTSFALPVQIGIIASNSNEILRLNGLTLAALGQTQASSLLPQYVLQQQQPEVLLTPQVVNLNPQVAGPFGPQGPQLLLPSQGNQLPPVFFPNGQQEQLGQQQDPNNPNVLQDATYPMQMYPNLMYQLLGFQQLQRQQGSPYFVSPYGYPQQRNTAVLQPNNGQQNPQRTTQKPQLPLQQGFKPKLQTETWPAGTQRESTTIPPDPRGDTTGPGNDEGNPNFPFLFEP
- the odam gene encoding uncharacterized protein odam isoform X2; its protein translation is MKLQTAFLLICVLRTSFALPVQIGIIASNSNEILRLNGLTLAALGQTQASSLLPQYVLQQQQPEVLLTPQVVNLNPQVAGPFGPQGPQLLLPSQGNQLPPVFFPNGQQEQLGQQQDPNNPNVLQDATYPMQMYPNLMYQLLGFQQLQRQQGSPYFVSPYGYPQQRNTAVLQPNNGQQNPQRTTQKPQLPLQGFKPKLQTETWPAGTQRESTTIPPDPRGDTTGPGNDEGNPNFPFLFEP